In Rosa rugosa chromosome 4, drRosRugo1.1, whole genome shotgun sequence, the genomic stretch tggctgataatcatctattggggggcaatacatggctgatagtcgtctattgaggggcaatagatgtctattgggggcaaaaaaaactttccggtgagattttcagcaaattccgatgggcggcagccggtgaccggaatccggcgactgttgaccggaatccggcgaaagttgactgGATTCTGGCGGCGGTGACAGGATTCCGGCGGCCAGAGACCGGACttcggcggccggtgaccgggctccggcgaagtctcccatggtttctctctcttccattttctctctctctctctctctctaagtaacaaaggggtgagggtaaaatggtattaaaaaaaaattaaaaaaatatatatataatcttaatggggtattagggaagacctccttagagtgttttgggtaagaaataattaaaaaaaacttaatagggtaagtgggaaaaaaatctctaaaaatagtgtaaatggacaaaaacccaaaagaaaaacaaacataaaaaatgcCTAGACCGGGCCGGAGCCCACTACCTCTTAAAAAAGGGAATTATTGAGACAGAAAACAAATAACCCATTAAGCCCAAAAGAAAAGACTGAGCCCAAAGCCCAATAGGACTTCCGAAGCCAATTCCAGCCTCCACTCCTTTGTGCAAGAACCGTCACCACGCCACCGTCATCACGACCCACCACGGCCGCCAAGACGACACAGGGAAATGTCACCACATTGCCCTGACGCCACTGCATGCCCAGAAGCAACAACAGAAACCTGTGCAACAGTTTCAAAATCGAATTTGAAAAATCTGCACCAGTACACTAACGAGCATAAGGGAGAAATACTAGTCTAGAAGCGGTCATCAACGGATGTCTTCAAGTTCTTCAAGCTGGGAAATCTTGGAACTAGTGGGCTCTGTCCACTCCTATTAATATACATCGTGGGCGTGGGTGTTAGTTCAACTGGGCCTTAGTTGGGAGCAGCCTCTCCCAGACCTAGGCTTtgtttatccaaaaaaaaaaaaaaaatcattagtCAGCACCAAGCTACCTCTCATGTCTCATCCCAACTAGTGATAGGAATATAGAGGCTGCAGTTTGATTGGTTAATGGTGGGTCTCAAATCCCAACCAAGCTTCCTGGTCCCTGGCTTCTTCAATGTGCCTTCCCCTAACTGGAAATCAACCTCAATAAACCATTCTTTGATTGACCAAactctttttttaatttgtgtTAACTCTTCTTCTCCAGTTTTTGAAAACGAAAGACAACCAATCCATCTACTTCTAGGAGACAGAGGCTCCATCCCCCACTTGGAAACTTGCCTTGTGATCATTATATATTTTATCTTTCTATGTTGCACCTTTCACTCCTCATTGCCTATgcatctcttcatcttcttcatccttTTCGGTTCCATCTTTCTTGATACAATGGCCTCCAATGGAAACCACACAACATTGCAAGAAGGTCAGAGTCCACTACAGCTGCCTAAAGCAGAACAAAGGGACTGTCATTACAAACGTAAATGTCATCTTCTTCTATTTTATTCTGTTTCAATTCATTTGACATATTGCTGAGTATTGTCAACAAACCATACTCCCTCTCCTTACTGCATTTTTGTTGTAGCTGGGGAAGAATATGGAACAGTTCTTTTCACATCGACGGATCGCAATTTCATCGAGTTTGATGAAGGATGGGAGTTTCTGCAGAAGGGGATCACAAAGATGAAGAGGATCGTAGAAGGGATGCCAGAAACTCAGTTCAGCTCAGATGATTATATGAAGCTCTACACGACTGTTTACAAATTGTGTACTCAGGATCCCCTTAATGATTACTCTCAACAGCTTTATGACAAATATCGGGAGACGTTTGAGGTTTACATTACTTCAACGGTGCTTCCTTCTCTACGAGAGAAGCCTGAAGAGTCGATGCTGCAAGAACTTGTCAAAAGATGGACAAATCATAAAGTTATGGCAAGGTGGCTGTCACGCTTCTTTCATTTTCTCGATCGCTACTTCATCGCGAGGAGGTCGCTTCCCTCTCTAAATGAAGTTGCCCTTATCTCCTTCCGTGATTTGGTTTATCATGAGGTGAATGCTAATGCCAGAGTTGCTGTGATTGATCTCATCTGCAAAGAACGTGAAGGAGAGCAGATTGACAGAGAGCTAGTGAAGAATGTGGTAGACATGTTTGTTGAAATCGGAAATGGGAAAATGGATGCTTACGAAAAGGACTTGGAAGCTCACATGCTGGAAAACACTGGCGATTACTATTCTCTCAAAGCGTCGAGTTGGATTCTAGAGTATTCTTCTCCAGATTACATGTTGAAGGTCGATGAATGCTTGAgaatggagagggagagagtttcGCATTACCTGCATTCAAGCAGTGAGCAGAAGCTGGTGAACAAAGTTAAAGATGCATGAGTTGCTGGTGGTTTATGCAAACAATGACATAAAGTAATGAAGGAGACATTTCTGTCAATCTGTCCCATTTGCTTTCCAAGTGTAACAAAGATTTTAATTCTATCATTTTCATGGAAGACTACAATAAGGGCTTATTGACAGTCCTTTCTTTGCAGTATATAGTTAATACTTATTGATTACAATATATCTAGTAGATAATTACATGGAATTAGAAGGGATTACAAGTCAACAAACTTAATCCAAGGAAACAAAATAAAGTGAGAATTAATGAATTATGGACCCTCTAATGCCGTGTTGGAAAGGTAAGGGGAAGCAAAGAAAGTGCCCATAGATACCAGTCTACAAGAATACCCATTTTCCTAACTGAAAATTCAACCCCAACGAACACTCTACCCAAAAGTCTATTAAAGCTTACAAGAATAGCCATTTCTTTATATCCACTGGGAATTCATTAATCTTTCTCTCACTTGGAGTCTTTTGGGTCTTCCCCACTTGGAGTCTTCTTGTGTATCCTAGACTTTTTCCAAGATTAAATTTCTCCTTACATCACATTTCTTTCTAATATAACAACCAGACGAAACCCCGTGTGTAGTTGTGTTTCTCATTGCCAATAAGCTATGCatgccttcatcttcttcatcctcttctttACTTCCATCTTTCTTGAAACAGAAGCCTCCGGTGAAATCTGCAAAACAAAGAAATGTGCTGTTGGGGCTCCCAAAATTCAGTTTCCTTTCCAATTAAAAAGCCAGCAGCCCCAACACTGTGGTCTCCCTGGTTTTGATCTTGACTGCAGCAACAACAGAACCACGATCCACATCCCGTCTTATGGTGACTTGATTGTGAAATCTATCTCCTACGATATCAAGAAACTTGAGCTCCTTGACCCCAAGAATTGTGTTCATGGAGTCTTTCTTAATCTCAATCTCTCCCTTACACCATTTCAATACTACTATGTCATGAAAGAGTACTCGTATCTCAATTGTTCGGTTAGGCTGTCAAAATGTTTCAGAGAAGTTCCCTGCTTGAGTGGCTCTGGCTACCATGTTTACACTGTTAAGCCTACTTTCGCTATACCAAATTCTTGCAGGGTGGTGAAAACTGTTCCTATTCCTTTTGAGTATAGTCCCTATCTGAGTGACAATAGCTTCGGTCTGGGATTAACCTGGAACTTACTTGGGCATGAAGATTCTCATGAAGCAAAAGTAGGGTCATTGCAGACTCGAACAGAACAAGAAACTGATTGCTTCACTATCGCACATGTTAAAGGTAAATTccatcttcctttttcttttactttttccaTTCCGTCACAACTCTTCAGGAAATTAGTATTCCACTTGCATATTATGGAGGTGATTAAAGTGGAAACAAAAGGAATGTTGTTTAACTTGCAAGATCAGAAACCATTAAGTACTTTTGAGGTAGAGACTATATGATATCTTAGGACATAAGTATTCACTTTTCATAAAAGCACTATACATAATACCAAAAAGAAATCATGATATATAGCTGGAAGTCTAGAACAATATTAGCTAAGGTGTAGCAGAATCACTGACAATATGCATATGCACATATGATGAACTGGAATATACAATAATCAAGTGCAGCACTTTAATAAATGGAAATTGCTACTGAAATGTTGGTTTAAATATTTAAATGAAATATTAAAAGGACATCAGATGTCAGCAACAATTTTCTCATTAGttaattt encodes the following:
- the LOC133707436 gene encoding cullin-1-like produces the protein MVGLKSQPSFLVPGFFNVPSPNWKSTSINHSLIDQTLFLICVNSSSPVFENERQPIHLLLGDRGSIPHLETCLVIIIYFIFLCCTFHSSLPMHLFIFFILFGSIFLDTMASNGNHTTLQEGQSPLQLPKAEQRDCHYKPGEEYGTVLFTSTDRNFIEFDEGWEFLQKGITKMKRIVEGMPETQFSSDDYMKLYTTVYKLCTQDPLNDYSQQLYDKYRETFEVYITSTVLPSLREKPEESMLQELVKRWTNHKVMARWLSRFFHFLDRYFIARRSLPSLNEVALISFRDLVYHEVNANARVAVIDLICKEREGEQIDRELVKNVVDMFVEIGNGKMDAYEKDLEAHMLENTGDYYSLKASSWILEYSSPDYMLKVDECLRMERERVSHYLHSSSEQKLVNKVKDA
- the LOC133707437 gene encoding RING-H2 finger protein ATL22-like, with the protein product MHAFIFFILFFTSIFLETEASGEICKTKKCAVGAPKIQFPFQLKSQQPQHCGLPGFDLDCSNNRTTIHIPSYGDLIVKSISYDIKKLELLDPKNCVHGVFLNLNLSLTPFQYYYVMKEYSYLNCSVRLSKCFREVPCLSGSGYHVYTVKPTFAIPNSCRVVKTVPIPFEYSPYLSDNSFGLGLTWNLLGHEDSHEAKVGSLQTRTEQETDCFTIAHVKVCIAILIFVAAAVIIRVNMNQSRKLHYQKQGENQIQVEKLLGEYRANKTGRYHEADLKQSNSQCETVMDIKIMKNQKVQV